From Variovorax sp. PMC12, the proteins below share one genomic window:
- a CDS encoding M23 family metallopeptidase, which yields MINGILAAEELLASRVAYTFRTYPKQITAVIAAALLSAGTLAVASLGPDASDLPVRQILEATAPVSVADQSEALESFSFTLFRTDVTRSSDTAEALLKRLGISDPAATAFVRGSVEARNALFSRAGRTVTAEATQENQLKKLSARWIPDGDGGFKRYVIERTPTGFAGVTERDTLTAGTRLASGTIRTSLFAATDDSRIPDAVASQLADIFAGDVDVRNLRKGDRFAVVYETLEADGQALRSGRVLSAEFENNGKIHQAVWFQPPGAGQKGSYYRPNGDSLRKAYLATPVEFSRVSSGFAMRMHPILNSWRQHNGIDYAAPTGTSVRTVGDGTVDFAGTQNGYGNIVIINHRNNQQTAYAHLSRIDVKSGQSVSQGQTIGAVGMTGWATGPHLHFEFRVGGVYQNPTSIAQEGGAPITAAMRPAFERIAVGARTELAAAFSVIQASAD from the coding sequence TTGATCAACGGCATTCTTGCCGCCGAGGAGCTCCTTGCTTCCCGCGTGGCCTACACATTCCGGACGTACCCCAAGCAGATCACCGCAGTCATCGCGGCTGCCCTGCTGAGCGCCGGCACCCTCGCGGTGGCATCGCTCGGCCCGGATGCATCCGACCTCCCCGTGCGCCAGATCCTGGAAGCCACGGCACCTGTTTCAGTGGCCGACCAGAGCGAAGCGCTGGAGAGCTTCAGCTTCACGCTGTTCCGCACCGACGTCACCCGCTCGAGCGACACGGCCGAGGCGCTGCTGAAGCGCCTGGGCATTTCCGACCCCGCCGCCACCGCCTTCGTGCGCGGCAGCGTCGAGGCCCGCAACGCGCTGTTCTCGCGCGCCGGCCGCACCGTGACGGCCGAGGCCACGCAGGAAAACCAGCTCAAGAAGCTCAGCGCCCGCTGGATTCCGGACGGCGACGGCGGCTTCAAGCGCTACGTGATCGAACGCACGCCGACCGGCTTTGCCGGCGTGACCGAGCGCGACACCCTCACGGCAGGCACGCGCCTGGCGAGCGGCACCATCCGCACCTCGCTGTTCGCCGCCACCGACGACTCGCGCATTCCCGACGCGGTGGCGAGCCAGCTGGCCGACATCTTCGCGGGCGACGTCGACGTGCGCAACCTGCGCAAGGGCGACCGCTTCGCCGTGGTCTACGAGACCCTGGAAGCCGACGGCCAGGCGCTGCGCAGCGGCCGCGTGCTCTCGGCCGAGTTCGAGAACAACGGCAAGATCCACCAGGCCGTCTGGTTCCAGCCCCCGGGCGCGGGCCAGAAGGGCAGCTACTACCGCCCGAACGGCGACAGCCTGCGCAAGGCCTACCTGGCGACGCCGGTCGAGTTCTCGCGCGTATCCAGCGGTTTCGCGATGCGCATGCACCCGATCCTGAACAGCTGGCGCCAGCACAACGGCATCGACTACGCCGCACCCACGGGCACTTCGGTGCGCACGGTCGGCGACGGCACGGTCGATTTCGCGGGCACGCAGAACGGCTACGGCAACATCGTCATCATCAATCACCGCAACAACCAGCAGACGGCGTACGCCCACCTGAGCCGCATCGACGTCAAGTCCGGCCAGAGCGTGAGCCAGGGCCAGACGATCGGCGCCGTGGGCATGACCGGCTGGGCCACCGGCCCGCACCTGCACTTCGAATTCCGCGTGGGCGGGGTCTACCAGAACCCGACCTCCATCGCGCAGGAAGGCGGCGCGCCGATCACCGCGGCGATGCGCCCGGCCTTCGAGCGCATCGCCGTCGGTGCCCGCACCGAGCTGGCGGCAGCCTTCTCCGTCATCCAGGCCAGCGCGGACTGA